A stretch of DNA from Synechococcus sp. PROS-9-1:
GGCCTGGTACCGCCGCCTCACGATTCCTCAGTTCACCGTTGTGACGGGGCTGCTTGTCATCGCAGCAGGCACAGTGCTGCTCGCCACCCCACTGTGCTCAAGCTCCAGAGTGGGCCTATGGGAAGCCTTCTTCACAGCAACATCAGCAGTCACTGTGACAGGGCTTTCGATCATCGACATCCGCGAAGATCTAACCCGCCCCGGGCAAATCGTGCTGGCCATGATGATCATGCTCGGCGGCCTGGGATTGATGGCGGTCACGACGTTTCTGCAGGGATTTGTGGTTCGAGGAACCGCTCTTCGGCGTCGTCTCGATCGTGGTCAAACCCTCGATGAGTTTGGGGTTGGGGGCGTAGGAACCACCTTTCGCGGCATTGCACTAACCGCCGTGGTGCTGATCTTGATTGGGGCGTTCCTGCTCTATGTCTTTGGGTTCACAGACATTGCTCCTGGAGGAGAACGCCTATGGGCGGCCCTCTTTCACAGCATTTCTGCTTACAACAACGCCGGCTTTGGGCTCTGGAACGACAGTCTTGAGACGTACCGCACCAACAGCACGGTGAACGCAGTGATCATGGTGTTGGTGGTCCTGGGAGGACTGGGATGGCGTGTCACCAATGACCTATGGATCAATCGCCATCGGCTTAGACGGCGGCATCTCAGCCTGCACACTCGCCTCGTTCTGCGCACCTCTGGTCTTCTCATCCTGATCGGGACCTTCGGATTAATGCTGACGGAATCACTTTCGAGGGGCCATGTGCTCACAGGGATGGGTTGGGGTGAACGGTTGATGAGCGCCCTTTTTGAATCGGTGAGTTCAAGAACCGCTGGTTTCACCACGGTGCCCCTCTCTCTAAACAGCATTTCCGATTCAGGCCTGTTGTTGGTGATGACCCTGATGTTCATCGGTGCGAGTCCAGGCGGAACAGGTGGCGGGATCAAAACCACAACGGTGGCAGCCCTCATGGCCGCTACACGCTCAACACTGCGAGGTAATAACGATGTGGTGATTCGCCATCGACAAATCTCAGACAAAGTTGTGCTGCGCGCTTTGAGCATCACGGTGGCCTCCCTGCTGTTTGTGCTCGGGATGGCTCTGTTACTGGCATTAAGTAGCAATCTCAGCGGAGAAGAACCTTTCACTTTCCTGGAGCTGGTTTTTACGTGTATTTCCGCCTTTGCCACCGTTGGATTAGATCTAGGTGTTACGCGCCAACTGGCTCCTTTTGGTCAGTTTGTACTTGTGATGGGAATGTTTGTGGGACGACTGGGCATCCTTTTACTTTTAAGCGCCATTTGGGAGAGTTTTAACCGCGGCCATCTGCAGCGCGAGAATCGTGTTGGTTATCCCCGTGAGGATCTCTATGTCTGATCACCGAT
This window harbors:
- a CDS encoding TrkH family potassium uptake protein, giving the protein MPIPYAIHRTQAWYRRLTIPQFTVVTGLLVIAAGTVLLATPLCSSSRVGLWEAFFTATSAVTVTGLSIIDIREDLTRPGQIVLAMMIMLGGLGLMAVTTFLQGFVVRGTALRRRLDRGQTLDEFGVGGVGTTFRGIALTAVVLILIGAFLLYVFGFTDIAPGGERLWAALFHSISAYNNAGFGLWNDSLETYRTNSTVNAVIMVLVVLGGLGWRVTNDLWINRHRLRRRHLSLHTRLVLRTSGLLILIGTFGLMLTESLSRGHVLTGMGWGERLMSALFESVSSRTAGFTTVPLSLNSISDSGLLLVMTLMFIGASPGGTGGGIKTTTVAALMAATRSTLRGNNDVVIRHRQISDKVVLRALSITVASLLFVLGMALLLALSSNLSGEEPFTFLELVFTCISAFATVGLDLGVTRQLAPFGQFVLVMGMFVGRLGILLLLSAIWESFNRGHLQRENRVGYPREDLYV